TTGACTTGCCGCGACACGGAAACCACCAGGGCCACATCGGTCAGGGTGACATCTACCTCCTCAGGCTTAAACAGGTTGAACTCGTCGGCGATACCAGGCTCTCCGTCATCCCAACACCAGGGGTTATTTGGCTTTTTTCGGTGCTTTTGAAATAGGTCAGCCGGTAAGCGGCTCCCTAACTTGAAGCCCAGGAGGGTCAGCAGGGGGATAGGTGCCAGGGCGAACACAGAAACATGCGCCGAGCTTTGCCGAACCTTTCTGGTGATGTCCTTGACGCCTTCATTGATGCTGGCACTGGCCTCTTGCCAATAGGCATCCCAGTCTTCTCCCAACGTCAGGTGATTGAGATCGACTGTCACGCCATCGTCACTGCCGGGCCACCGCGGCTGAATGGCCTTGCGGATCTCGTTGAGGTCAATGTGGCTCTCCTTCCCAGCGATACGCCCTTGGACGACCATCAGAGCCGTCTTCTGATCATCAAGAGCGGCAGTCGCATCACGGACGCGCTTCTCATGCGCCTGCTTGTATTCCTGCAGGACCGCTTCGGTGTATTGGTCGACATAGTCGTGGTTATCAATCAAGCTGCCATGCGCCTTGCAGGTGAGCATAAGGTTTGCAGGATCCTTGATCAGAAGAGGCGACCGGACGGCGTCACCGCGAGGGCCGTTTGCGGCGGCCGCGACAATGTGCGCAATGGTGGCCCCGTTGTGTCGTTGACCCGTCAGATCGTCATTGAACAAGGACTTATTGCAGCCGCCGAATTGGCAGCGGCCTGCTGCCCGACCCCACACCTCGTTCTGCACCTTTGGTGGTAATGGAGTACGCCTCCCCGTTTTCTTCTGTTCCAGAACTTCCGTGACGGCGGGCGTGACGGGTTGATCAACTGCTTGTTTCTTCTTGGGTGCCATGCTGGCCTCCTGTGGGCATCTCAACCAACAAAGGGAACGTTGTCTGACCCTTCTGCCCGAACCACACACGCGTGCGTCGGGTGCCGATGATGATGAACACCAGCCCCGGCCCGCGAAAGTCGGTCTCCCGAAGCGCCGCCTTCCAGCTACGCCGGTCCAACTTGGACGGGGTCGGTACAGCCTCCGGGTGCGTGTGCCACTCTCCGACGTACGTGCGCGTGTGGCCACTCAGGCTCCACTGCATACTCAGGAGCACCTGATGCGCCGCTTGATCCCGGTGGTAACGGTAGCGGCTGCGCTGGTCTTCCTGTTGTGGCGTAGTGTGCCGGTCGAGGATGATGCCTGGCGTTGCCTCAGGGTGGTGGCCGATCAGCATGCCGCCGGCCTCTGTGGCGTCCGGCTGATGCTGCACGAAGGCCCACAGCGTGTTCAGGACGGCCACTGTGACCGTGAGGGTGCCGCCCGTCGGTAAGGGCAATTCCAGATTCATGCGTCTCCACAGATCGGGCAGGTGACCTGAGCGAATCCCTCGCCGGCATTCAGGTGCCGCCGCTTCCTTGCTGCCCGTGCGCTGAGTGTTACATGGGCCGCGCTGAGAGCGACGCGGTCGCCCTTCCAAGAGCGCAGTAAAGACAGCTTCTCCGGTCCGGTGAGGATGGCCACCGCCTGACGCGCAGTAAACTCAGCCGTCCGGATGGCGTCCAGATCCGTAAAGGGTGTAAAGGCCGTGCCGCAGCCCAGTGCATCCTGACCGACATCCTGTCCCGGCGCGATGAACGATCCGGCATTCCACATAGGCGCGGCCGGGTCGCTGTACAAGCATCGGGGGCAGCTAGGTTGATCGGCGTACACCGTCGCGGTATGCCCCCCGAGACCCAGCGCGTCCAGCCAGGAGAGCAGCACAGGGGGATGCGGCCCGGCCCTCAGGAGGTCGGCGAGGCTGAGGTGATGGGTGGCACTCCCGGTCGCGTCGACAATCAGGTCGAAGTCGCCGAAGTGGAAGTCACGCCCGACGACCTGCGTTGTCCGCCCCTGCACGGGCGTCACCTGCAAATATGGGTAGCGCTCCCGCAGGGCCAGCGCCATCGCCTCCACCTTCGCCTTCCCCACGAAGCGCCGTCCCAACGCGTGCCGGAACGTGTTGTCCAGGGTGAAGGTGTCCAGGTCAACCAGGGTCAGCGCGCCGATTCCAGCGGCCGCCAGCATGAACGCGAGGTGCCCGCCCAGCGCGCCGCTCCCGAGCAGCAGTACGCGTCGGTTGCTGAGCTGGTCATTGCTCCCACCCCGCTGCATCACATATGCCCGGTCAAGGCGCCGCACGGACTGCATGGTCAGGCGGGCGTGGGTCAGCGTCGAGGCAGGCAGGAGGGCGTGCCCAGCACGCATGCCGCTCAGGCGCACGGCCACGGCAGCGTACCGTCCAGGCCCAGTGCCTGTCGGTCGGGGAATACCCAGGATGATCAGATCCTGTGGAGACTGCCGCTCCACCAGTAGCGAGTCCAGTGCAATCAGGGTGTCTGGTTGGAGGTGCTGCCTCACCACATCCCGCAGCCCGGCCGCTGTCCAGGGATGCCCGGGCGCAGGGGGCAGCAGGGACGGACCAGCCTGGAGGGGGATGTAGAGCGCTGTGGCCGTAGGCGGTACCAACCGATCCGGGGTGAGTTGATCGAACTGCCGGGCTGCGGCAGGGTCATCGGCGACCGCAATGATGTCTAACTGGCTAGCGGGAGCTGGCGCTTTTGACGCCCGCTTTGTGAGTTGCTGCGCGGTGCGGCGATCAGCCTTCCGCCAGGCGTGCACGGTTCTCAGGCAGCCGTCGGGCGTGAAGTACATTTGAAGGAAAGGCACCTGCTGCCTGGCTGGGAGAGCGTGAATCCAATGACTGGCGAACTCGTCTAGGATGCCGCTGTTGTCAGGGACTGTCCGCGCCTCACTGAGAGTGGCAGTGGCGAGGCTAAGGCAAGCAGTTAGGAGGTCCACGGGGCGTTGGGGGTCGAACAGGACATCGCGTGACGCGGTGAAGCACACGTTCCCATCGCTTTCTAGGTGCCCGGTGACCTGGCCATCGAGATCGTCTTCAGTGGCTGCCACCTGCACAAATGGTAGATCGTGCGGGAAGGCCGAAGTGACACCCACCCGCATATGTACTCCCCAGCCCAGAATGGTCAGTTGCCCTTCGGTGTAAGCGACGATGTCGTGGTTCGTCGCCCAGGTCAGGTGGCGGGTAGCGCGTTTGACCTGGGCACCCTGTAAGGCGCCGCTGGCGGCAAACTCGTTGAGGGTGGCCAGTGTCTCAGCAGTGGGTGGAGGTACGGTCACCCGAAGGTGTGGGAGGGCACCATCACTGGTGGGTGCTTCTTGGACCCTTCGGTGGTGCCGTCCCCATCATCCGCCTCGGGAAAATCGGGTCCGAACTGACGGCGCATAGCGGCGCATGCGTCCTTCTTGGACGTGACGGAGCCGGCGGTTTCCAGATCAGTCAGAAGGGCCTTGAGAAAATCTTCGAGCTTGCCCATGTTGCCGTTGTTAATGCGCTCGAAGACATCCTTGTAGGGCGTGAATGGGAGCGTCACTACGAGGCGGCGGCCGGACGCCTGGTCTTTCGAACTCCACACACCACCTCTGAAATTGGCGAGCAACTGACGGACAAACTGTTCCGTAGCGAGTCGGTCATCTGCCGTCTGATTGAAAGTGTCGATCTGCGGGCGGAACCAAGTCAGGCCAGCCACTGTGAGGCCGACGCCTACAGGTGCGGCATGGCTGGTAGCGCTCTTATACTTGCGATCCCGCCAGCGTTTGAGTGCGCGCAATACGCGCCGAAATTGCCGACGCTGCTCTTTGTCAGGGAAGGTTTGCTTGATGCGTTGAGCAAGTTCACTGGGGTGGTTATCTTGCCACTCCTGCACCGCCCCATGTTCTTTGCCCCAGGACAGCGGCAGTTCACCGCTGGTCTTTTTGTCAGGATGAGCGTAGATGGCGAGATCAACGTGGTATCCAGCTTGGTACTTGACGGTTACGCAGGGCGATTTGATGCGGATGTCCTTTGTATGGCCATCTAATGCATCGCGCACCCACCGCTTCAGTTTGACTGGGTCATCAGTGTGGTCACTGGGATTTTCAGCGAAGACGATACCGACATCGATGTCGTAGTCATTGCTGCTGCCTTCAGGTTTGATGCCGGTCTTTAGGCTGTAGCTGCCCTGGTTAAAGTGTGTAAATGTGGGCACGGCCTCCCCACGCGCTTTGAAATCGCGTTCAAGGCCGGTGCGCAGGGCGTTGACGATGGCCGTCCGCTTCTGGCGGAGTGTCTCTTCCTCACCACTGAGTTTGATGGTGTTGATGAATGTTTCGAATTGTCGCTGAATGTCGGCCATGGTGGTCTCCTTCCTAGGACTGAGTTGAGGGTGGGTTCTGGGGTAAGGACATGGGGGCCGTAAAAGCGGGGCAGTCATGCGGTTATGAGGAATCTCACATTAGCTTAGCAACATAATCTGTCAGAAGCGTAATTCCTGTCTAAAATTCATGCTCTAGCAGAGATGGATTTAGGTGTTCAAGTCTCATCAGCGAGGTGCTAGCACGCGCGAAACAGAGCAGGAGCCTTTCATCTGAATGCCTCAAGAATTGACATACCCAAACATTTCCAGCTGAATCTCAATGCCTTTTAGGTCCTGCCGGCACTGTGTAGAGTAGACACAGCACCTTGAGTCTCGAATGAATCAGCAGAGGACTCGCTTTTCCTTGATCTGATCACTGTTGATTGATGGTGACAGCGCCATATTGAAATATTAAACGTGATTTTCCCTGTGTGGCGGGATAAGGCGTGCTACCACTACGTCACCCTCGACAATGTCGACTGAAATTCCACGTTCAACTTGTTCTAGCCAAAGACTCAACTCTTGCTGTAATTGAGGGGCGCTGACCTGAGATGCGGACAGGGCAGACAGAGCAGGTAACAGCCCCTCCTCCGCTAGCTTTTTGATTCTGGATGTAAGGGCGCCATGCTGTCGCTGCAAAAGGTGGGCTAGGGCGTCACTAGTCCACCCATGTCTGCTCAACGCCACCAGATCCTCCTCGGCGGGCGACCAAGGACAGTAAGCGCGGCGGTGCGTTCGGCGCATGCCTCGGATTCGTTCATCTTTGTGTCGTTCAACTGGAAGGGCCAAGATCTGGTGCAGTTCTTCACGCCACATTGGAGGAAGGTCAGGCATACAGGTCCTCATCGTCCATGCGCCGCCGCGGCACGTGAGGCACAAAGCGCAACGTATCCCCAGACATCAG
Above is a window of Deinococcus betulae DNA encoding:
- a CDS encoding Mov34/MPN/PAD-1 family protein, whose translation is MNLELPLPTGGTLTVTVAVLNTLWAFVQHQPDATEAGGMLIGHHPEATPGIILDRHTTPQQEDQRSRYRYHRDQAAHQVLLSMQWSLSGHTRTYVGEWHTHPEAVPTPSKLDRRSWKAALRETDFRGPGLVFIIIGTRRTRVWFGQKGQTTFPLLVEMPTGGQHGTQEETSS
- a CDS encoding nucleotidyltransferase domain-containing protein; this encodes MADIQRQFETFINTIKLSGEEETLRQKRTAIVNALRTGLERDFKARGEAVPTFTHFNQGSYSLKTGIKPEGSSNDYDIDVGIVFAENPSDHTDDPVKLKRWVRDALDGHTKDIRIKSPCVTVKYQAGYHVDLAIYAHPDKKTSGELPLSWGKEHGAVQEWQDNHPSELAQRIKQTFPDKEQRRQFRRVLRALKRWRDRKYKSATSHAAPVGVGLTVAGLTWFRPQIDTFNQTADDRLATEQFVRQLLANFRGGVWSSKDQASGRRLVVTLPFTPYKDVFERINNGNMGKLEDFLKALLTDLETAGSVTSKKDACAAMRRQFGPDFPEADDGDGTTEGSKKHPPVMVPSHTFG
- a CDS encoding ThiF family adenylyltransferase, with the translated sequence MTVPPPTAETLATLNEFAASGALQGAQVKRATRHLTWATNHDIVAYTEGQLTILGWGVHMRVGVTSAFPHDLPFVQVAATEDDLDGQVTGHLESDGNVCFTASRDVLFDPQRPVDLLTACLSLATATLSEARTVPDNSGILDEFASHWIHALPARQQVPFLQMYFTPDGCLRTVHAWRKADRRTAQQLTKRASKAPAPASQLDIIAVADDPAAARQFDQLTPDRLVPPTATALYIPLQAGPSLLPPAPGHPWTAAGLRDVVRQHLQPDTLIALDSLLVERQSPQDLIILGIPRPTGTGPGRYAAVAVRLSGMRAGHALLPASTLTHARLTMQSVRRLDRAYVMQRGGSNDQLSNRRVLLLGSGALGGHLAFMLAAAGIGALTLVDLDTFTLDNTFRHALGRRFVGKAKVEAMALALRERYPYLQVTPVQGRTTQVVGRDFHFGDFDLIVDATGSATHHLSLADLLRAGPHPPVLLSWLDALGLGGHTATVYADQPSCPRCLYSDPAAPMWNAGSFIAPGQDVGQDALGCGTAFTPFTDLDAIRTAEFTARQAVAILTGPEKLSLLRSWKGDRVALSAAHVTLSARAARKRRHLNAGEGFAQVTCPICGDA
- a CDS encoding SAVED domain-containing protein; the protein is MAPKKKQAVDQPVTPAVTEVLEQKKTGRRTPLPPKVQNEVWGRAAGRCQFGGCNKSLFNDDLTGQRHNGATIAHIVAAAANGPRGDAVRSPLLIKDPANLMLTCKAHGSLIDNHDYVDQYTEAVLQEYKQAHEKRVRDATAALDDQKTALMVVQGRIAGKESHIDLNEIRKAIQPRWPGSDDGVTVDLNHLTLGEDWDAYWQEASASINEGVKDITRKVRQSSAHVSVFALAPIPLLTLLGFKLGSRLPADLFQKHRKKPNNPWCWDDGEPGIADEFNLFKPEEVDVTLTDVALVVSVSRQVNSDLVTRSLGIPHARFEIQARSTGTDFLKYRSQLELFATEYRYILKLMGEQFPNVERIHLFQASPAPLAIEAGRNLIEKADAELVVYELNGTKYYPALRLNGGRRSK